GCTTGACAATCAATACTTAAAAGAAGAAAAAGAACATGAAGAAGATGATTTAGATGAAGATTTATCATTTGATGACTTAACATTCTAGGAGGTAGAAAATGAGTAAGGTTTTAATGATACTTGATCAAATTCAAGCAGGGGCTGGAGGAAAGGAAAAGGCAGATTTACCACCAGCAGGAAAATCACTTCCATTAGGTCCAGGTGTTATGATGGAGCCATTTTTAAATGATTTAAAAATAGTAGCAACACTTTATTGTGGAGATGAATATTTTATAAATAATTCTGAAGAAGTAAGTAATAAAATGTGTGCTATGGTTAAAAAGTTAAATCCAGATGTAGTAATATGTGGACCAAGTTTTAATTTTGAAAACTTTTCTAAAATGAGTTGTATTTTAGCTCAGAAAATAAAAGAAGAAACTAATATAGAAGCATTTGTTGCAATGTCTGAGGAAAATAGTGAATTGATTAATGAATATAAAAATAATTTATATATAGTAAAAACACCAAAAAAGGGTGGAATAGGTCTTAATGATAGTTTAAAAAATATATGTAAACTAGCTAAATCATTATCAAATAAAGAAGATGTGAGTGCTTTAACTAAAGAAATCTGTTATTAAAATCATAAAGCCCTGAATAATTCAGGGCTTTAAAGTTAAGTTAAATGGAGGAAAAGATTATGTGGGCAATGATAGCTACATGGAGAATGGCGATAGAAGGAGTAACAAAAGCATGTAATGAACTTGAAAAAGGTATGGATGCAGGAGATGCAGTAGAGTTAGCAGTAAGAGAAGTAGAAGATTATCCATTTTATAAATCAGTTGGATATGGAGGACTTCCAAATGAAAACTGTGAAGTTGAATTAGATGCAGCATATATGGATGGAGATACTCTTAGTATAGGTGCAGTAGCAGGAATAAAGGATTTTGCAAATCCAGTAAGTATAGCTAGAAAATTAAGTGATGATAAAGTGAATAATTTCCTAGTTGGATTAGGA
The Romboutsia ilealis genome window above contains:
- a CDS encoding GrdB-related putative oxidoreductase, coding for MSKVLMILDQIQAGAGGKEKADLPPAGKSLPLGPGVMMEPFLNDLKIVATLYCGDEYFINNSEEVSNKMCAMVKKLNPDVVICGPSFNFENFSKMSCILAQKIKEETNIEAFVAMSEENSELINEYKNNLYIVKTPKKGGIGLNDSLKNICKLAKSLSNKEDVSALTKEICY